In Actinomadura luteofluorescens, the sequence GCACGGCCGTCATCGTGGACGACGGCGTCGCCACCGGCGCCACCGCGCGGGCCGCCTGCGAGGTCGCCCGCGCCCAGGGCGCCCGGCGCGTCGTCCTGGCGGTCCCCGTCGGCTCGCCCGACACCATCGCCGCCCTGCGCCGCATCGCCGACGACGTGGTGTGCCTGATGGAACCGGAACTCTTCTTCGCCGTCGGGCAGTGGTACCGGGAGTTCGGCCAGACGTCCGACGGCGAGGTCGTCGAGCTTCTGGAACGCGCCGCGACGCCGCCGGCGAGCGCCCGGCACGATGCCGACCCGGCCGCACCGCCCGACCCCGGCACTCCACCCGACCCGGCCCATCCCGGCGGGGCCACCAACCCCGGCGGATCGGCCGATCCCGGCAGGATCGCCAACCTGGGCGGGGGCGCTCATCCGGCGGGGGCCACGAACCCGTCCGAGGCGTCCGGTCCGGCCGCGGACGACCCGCCGGCGGTCGACGAGGAGGTGTGGATCGACGGCGGGTTCGTGGAGCTCACCGGGCATCTCACCGTGCCCGCGCGGGCCACCGGGGTGGTGGCGTTCGCGCACGGCAGCGGGAGCAGCCGGCACAGCCCGCGCAACCGGCTGGTCGCCGCCGGGCTCAACCGGGCGGGCCTCGGCACGCTGCTGTTCGATCTGCTGACCACCGGGGAGGAACTCGACCGCGGCAACGTGTTCGACATCGGGATGCTCGCCGCGCGGCTCGTCGCCGCCACCGGGTGGCTCCGCGACCGGCCGGAGACTGCCGGCGCGCGCATCGGCTACTTCGGGGCGAGCACCGGCGCGGCGGCGGCGCTCTGGGCCGCCGCCGAGCCCGGCGCCGACATCGCCGCCGTCGTGTCCCGCGGCGGGCGTCCCGACCTGGCCGAGCGCCGCCTCGGCGACGTCCGCGCCCCCACCCTGCTCATCGTGGGGGGCGCGGACCGGCAGGTGCTGGGCCTCAACCAGCTGGCACAGGAGCGGATGCGCTGCCCGACCCAGCTGACCGTCGTGCCGGGCGCCACCCACCTGTTCGAGGAGCCGGGCGCTCTTCAGGCCGTGACCGACCACGCCAGGGACTGGTTCCTCACCCACCTGCGCTGACGGCCACGGCCTGTGAACTCAGACGGCCTGTGAGCTCACAGGCCCGCGCTCACATGACGGCCCGGGGCGCCGCCGCGGGGCCGGCCGCGGGACGTGCGGCGGGACGTGCTGCGGCGGGTTCCGGCCCGCCGGCCGGCCGGAAGAGACCGCGCAGCTCCTCGGGCAGCTTCCACAGCGCCTGGTCCACGCCCCCGGGAGCCATCTTGGCGGACACGACCCCGGTGACGATCGCCGCCGTCTTGGGCACGTCGTCGCGTCCGATGCGCGCCTGCTCGGCGAAGTGGACGGTGACCTCGCGCAGGTCGTACTTGCGGGGCACGTGACCTGGGCTCCACCCGTCGTAGTACACCCCGCGCAGCAGTTCGGGCAGCTGCGCGGCCAGATTCGCGGCGGCCTCGACGGTCAGCCGGTCGCGCAGCGTGTGCATCCAGGCCCGGAGCGCCCGGTAGGCGAACCGGCGGTCCTCGGTGCCGAACGCCGCGGCCACATCGGCGATCCACCGGTTGGTGGTGTCGATGCTCCGATCCAGCCCATGTATCCCTGTGAACGTCATCGCAACGGCTCCAGAGCGGTCTCGGCGAACACGGACGATTCCAGCCTGCCGCCGCCCGAGCGCGCGGCGGCAGGGACGAAGGTCCCCAGGTCGGGAGCGTTTCCGCAGGTCCGGGCGGCTGCGAGGGTCAGCGGTGCGCCCGCAGGAAGGCGATCAGCTCGTCCGCGGGCCAGGTGTTGACGATCTCGCCCGGGGCGAGCCAGCCGCGCTGCGCGGTGCCGATCCCGTAGCGCAGGTGCGCCAGGTGCGGGACGGCGTGGGCGTCGGTGTCGACGGCGAACCTGACGCCGTGGCGGCGGGCGCGGCGGATGTGCTCGGCGGGCAGGTCGAGCCGGTCGGGGGACGAGTCGATCTCCAGGACGGTCCCGGTGCGCGCGCAGGCGGCGAACACCTCGTCCCAGTCGGCCTCGACCGGAGGGCGCCGGCCGATCTGCCGGGCGGTGGGATGGCCGAGGACGTCGACGTAGGGGTTCTCGCAGGCGCGCACCAGCCGCCGGGTCATCAGCTCGCTCGGCTGGTCGAAGTGGGAGTGGACCGAGGCGACGCACACGTCGAACCCGGCCAGGAAGCCGCCCGGCCAGTCCACGCCGCCGTCGGGGTCGATGTTGAGCTCGGTGCCGTGCAGCACCCGCATGCCGCCGCACCGGCCGTCCAGCGCGCGGACCTGCTCGCGCTGGGCCAGCGTCTTCTCGTCGGTCATCCGCTGCATGGCCAGGCCCGGCGCGTGGTCGGTGACGGCGTAGTAGGAGTACCCGCGCACCGCGGCGGCGGCGACCATGTCGGGCAGGCTCGCCAGGCCGTCCGACAGGTCGGTGTGGGTGTGCAGGTCGCCCCGGACGTCGGCCTCGGTGACCAGGTCGGGCAGTTCCCCGCGCAGCGCCGCCTCGATCTCCCCGCTGTCCTCGCGCAGCGGCGGCGGGATCCACGGCAGCCCGAGCCTGGCGTACACCTCGTCCTCCGCCGCCGACACGATCTTGGCCCCGGTCTCGACGTCGAACAGCCCGTACTCCGACAGCTTGAGCCCCGCGTGGACGGCGATCTCCCGGGTGCGGATGTTGTGCGCCCGGGACCCGGTGAAGTACTGCAGGGCGGCGCCCCAGTCCTCGGGCGGCACCACCCGCAGGTCCACCTGGAGGCCGGAGCCGGTGCGGATCGAGGTCTTGGTGTCCCCGGCCGCGATGACCTGCTCGACCAGCGGCAGCTCCACGAAGGCCTTCATCAGCGCCGCCGGCCGGTCGGACGTGGCCAGCACGTCGATGTCCCCGACCGTGTCCCTCATGCGCCGCAGGGACCCGGCGAACGCGCAGCTCTCACAGCCGGCGACCGCGGACAGGTCGGCCACGATGGTCTCGGCCAGTTCCATCGCCGTCCCGAGCGGGACGCGCCGCCCCGCCTTGTGCAGGATCTCGATCCCGTGCCGCAGGTTCTCCTCGGTCTTGGCGCCGAACCCGGCCAGGCCGTGCAGGCTGCCGGTGTCGAGGGCCCGTGCCAGCGCCTCCACCGAGTCGATCCCGCGCTCGTGGTAGAGGACCATCGCCTTCTTCGGGCCGAGCGTCGGGATCAGCGTCAGCTGCCGGACGCCCACCGGGATCCGCGCCCGCAGCTCCTCCAGCTCGTGGATGCTCCCG encodes:
- the polX gene encoding DNA polymerase/3'-5' exonuclease PolX, which produces MRVNDEVGALLDEYADLLAITGGEAFKVRVYQKAARSVAGDPADLVGLDDAGLRGIPNVGRSIAAKIEEYLTTGSIHELEELRARIPVGVRQLTLIPTLGPKKAMVLYHERGIDSVEALARALDTGSLHGLAGFGAKTEENLRHGIEILHKAGRRVPLGTAMELAETIVADLSAVAGCESCAFAGSLRRMRDTVGDIDVLATSDRPAALMKAFVELPLVEQVIAAGDTKTSIRTGSGLQVDLRVVPPEDWGAALQYFTGSRAHNIRTREIAVHAGLKLSEYGLFDVETGAKIVSAAEDEVYARLGLPWIPPPLREDSGEIEAALRGELPDLVTEADVRGDLHTHTDLSDGLASLPDMVAAAAVRGYSYYAVTDHAPGLAMQRMTDEKTLAQREQVRALDGRCGGMRVLHGTELNIDPDGGVDWPGGFLAGFDVCVASVHSHFDQPSELMTRRLVRACENPYVDVLGHPTARQIGRRPPVEADWDEVFAACARTGTVLEIDSSPDRLDLPAEHIRRARRHGVRFAVDTDAHAVPHLAHLRYGIGTAQRGWLAPGEIVNTWPADELIAFLRAHR
- a CDS encoding phosphoribosyltransferase, encoding MLDFDDRADAGRRLAERLEGLRGQDAVVLGLPRGGVPVAFEVARELRAPLDVIVVRKLGVPFQPELAMGAIGEGGVLIVNDEIIRHTGVGEADVVDAQRREQAELDVRVERFRRGRPRVEVSGRTAVIVDDGVATGATARAACEVARAQGARRVVLAVPVGSPDTIAALRRIADDVVCLMEPELFFAVGQWYREFGQTSDGEVVELLERAATPPASARHDADPAAPPDPGTPPDPAHPGGATNPGGSADPGRIANLGGGAHPAGATNPSEASGPAADDPPAVDEEVWIDGGFVELTGHLTVPARATGVVAFAHGSGSSRHSPRNRLVAAGLNRAGLGTLLFDLLTTGEELDRGNVFDIGMLAARLVAATGWLRDRPETAGARIGYFGASTGAAAALWAAAEPGADIAAVVSRGGRPDLAERRLGDVRAPTLLIVGGADRQVLGLNQLAQERMRCPTQLTVVPGATHLFEEPGALQAVTDHARDWFLTHLR
- a CDS encoding DUF2267 domain-containing protein — translated: MTFTGIHGLDRSIDTTNRWIADVAAAFGTEDRRFAYRALRAWMHTLRDRLTVEAAANLAAQLPELLRGVYYDGWSPGHVPRKYDLREVTVHFAEQARIGRDDVPKTAAIVTGVVSAKMAPGGVDQALWKLPEELRGLFRPAGGPEPAAARPAARPAAGPAAAPRAVM